The following coding sequences lie in one Arachis ipaensis cultivar K30076 chromosome B03, Araip1.1, whole genome shotgun sequence genomic window:
- the LOC107630316 gene encoding gastric triacylglycerol lipase isoform X1, which yields MQRVVDNALAVTKESVKTFTYEWVNNIVRVINEVSALLLALLPGKANMLEGVQGWELRPTFRGPRFPRWMENGVSSFNQFIHELAVDSDVSSVEYSSGEEDSDGYESPESPLSQSSRASRVSATNHGRHPTHWMQHIWLWIVVSVKFLLGAPFHLFKLAYSGVSKALSTSTKQDPSQVPSHKRVQSHKDQIIHRTTDRRRGLIEDLHVGIEISIEAVFDFVHKAVHLLLSPSEMYEKLTKLFSSCKNDHDSGEDTSISTTTLGDIDPTPTEGNASSRQPLNTDGRTCQDVITEFGYPYEAIHLVTADGYVLLLERIPRRDARKAVYLQHGILDSSMGWVSNGVVGSPAFAAYDKGYDVFLGNFRGLVSREHRNKNISSRQYWQYSINEHGTQDIPAMIEKIHEVKTAELKLSKPDIEEEANDDQAYKLCAVCHSLGGAAILMYVVTCRLAQKPHRLSRLVLLSPAGFHHESNLIFKVVENVVLMVPSLSRIFPAFYIPTRFFRMLFNKLARDLQNLPAVGGLVQTLMGYVVDGDSSNWVGVLGLPHYNMNDMPGISFNVAIHLAQIKRTKRFRMFDYGSADANMAVYGSPEPLDLGEHYGLIDIPVDLVAGQKDHIIRPSMVKRHYKLMKDAGVNVSYIEFEYAHLDFTFSHDEELLSYVMSRLLLSEPNPKHQVNKKALRLRRKQQLSPSG from the exons ATGCAACGTGTTGTTGACAATGCTCTTGCTGTTACTAAAGA GTCAGTGAAGACATTCACCTATGAGTGGGTGAACAATATTGTGAGGGTAATCAATGAAGTATCAGCTCTATTGTTGGCATTACTACCGGGAAAGGCTAATATGCTTGAAGGTGTTCAAGGTTGGGAGCTAAGACCAACCTTTCGTGGACCACGATTTCCACGATGGATGGAAAA tgGTGTGTCCTCATTCAACCAGTTCATTCATGAACTTGCTGTGGATTCTGATGTTTCAAGCGTGGAATATTCATCTGGAGAAGAAGATAGTGATGGATATGAGTCTCCTGAATCTCCCTTATCTCAAAGTTCCAGAGCTTCTAGAGTTAGTGCTACCAATCATGGTAGGCATCCGACGCATTGGATGCAGCATATCTGGCTTTGGATTGTGGTGTCTGTAAAATTTTTGCTGGGAGCTCCATTTCATCTATTCAAGTTAGCTTATTCTGGGGTGTCAAAAGCACTTTCTACCTCCACAAAACAAGACCCTTCACAAGTACCTTCACATAAAAGAGTGCAAAGCCATAAGGACCAAATTATCCACCGAACTACTGATAGGAGACGTGGACTCATCGAG GATCTTCATGTAGGCATTGAGATATCCATAGAAGCTGTGTTTGACTTCGTTCACAAGGCAGTACATCTCCTTCTTTCTCCATCAGAAATGTATGAGAAATTAACCAAGTTGTTTTCATCTTGTAAAAATGATCATGATAGTGGTGAAGATACCTCCATCTCTACAACTACACTTGGAGATATTGACCCAACACCTACAGAGGGAAATGCCAGTTCTCGTCAGCCACTAAACACTGATGGCAGGACATGTCAGGATGTCATAACAGAGTTTGG GTATCCTTATGAAGCTATTCATCTTGTCACTGCAGATGGATATGTACTTCTTTTAGAAAGAATACCTAG GCGAGATGCAAGAAAAGCTGTTTATCTTCAGCATGGGATTTTGGATTCGTCAATGGG CTGGGTATCTAATGGTGTTGTTGGCTCTCCAGCTTTTGCAGCTTATGATAAAG GTTATGATGTATTTCTGGGAAATTTCCGCGGTTTGGTTTCTAGGGAGCATCGCAACAAGAACATCTCCTCACGTCA GTATTGGCAATACTCCATCAACGAGCATGGGACTCAGGATATTCctgctatgattgaaaaaatCCATGAAGTAAAAACTGCGGAATTGAAGCTTAGTAAACCTGATATCGAGGAGGAAGCTAATGATGATCAAGCTTACAAGCTTTGTGCAGTTTGCCATAGTTTGGGAGGAGCTGCCATTTTGATGTATGTTGTTACATGTAGGTTAGCACAGAAGCCCCATAGACTTTCAAGATTGGTTTTGTTATCACCTGCCGGTTTTCATCATGAGTCTAACCTGATATTTAAAGTGGTAGAGAATGTGGTTTTGATGGTTCCTAGTTTGTCTCGTATCTTCCCAGCCTTCTATATACCGACCAGATTTTTTCGCATGCTCTTCAACAAGTTAGCTCGGGACCTGCAAAACTTACCTGCCGTTGGAGGACTGGTTCAAACTTTAATGGGTTATGTTGTTGATGGGGACAGCTCAAATTGGGTTGGAGTTCTAGGACTACCACACTACAACATGAATGACATGCCAGGAATATCTTTCAATGTTGCTATACATCTTGCACAGATAAAGCGTACAAAAAGGTTTAGAATGTTTGATTATGGGAGTGCAGATGCTAATATGGCGGTGTATGGTTCACCTGAGCCATTGGACTTGGGTGAACACTACGGCCTCATCGACATTCCTGTTGATCTGGTTGCTGGGCAAAAAGACCACATTATACGACCTTCAATGGTTAAGAGACACTATAAATTGATGAAGGATGCCGGGGTGAATGTGTCATATATTGAGTTTGAATATGCTCATTTGGACTTCACCTTCTCCCACGATGAGGAACTTTTGTCATACGTTATGTCACGTTTGCTGCTGTCGGAGCCAAATCCGAAACATCAAGTAAATAAAAAAGCGTTAAGGTTAAGGAGGAAACAACAGCTTTCACCTAGTGGGTAG
- the LOC107630316 gene encoding gastric triacylglycerol lipase isoform X2, whose product MQRVVDNALAVTKESVKTFTYEWVNNIVRVINEVSALLLALLPGKANMLEGVQGWELRPTFRGPRFPRWMENGVSSFNQFIHELAVDSDVSSVEYSSGEEDSDGYESPESPLSQSSRASRVSATNHGRHPTHWMQHIWLWIVVSVKFLLGAPFHLFKLAYSGVSKALSTSTKQDPSQVPSHKRVQSHKDQIIHRTTDRRRGLIEDLHVGIEISIEAVFDFVHKAVHLLLSPSEMYEKLTKLFSSCKNDHDSGEDTSISTTTLGDIDPTPTEGNASSRQPLNTDGRTCQDVITEFGYPYEAIHLVTADGYVLLLERIPRRDARKAVYLQHGILDSSMGWVSNGVVGSPAFAAYDKGYDVFLGNFRGLVSREHRNKNISSRQYWQYSINEHGTQDIPAMIEKIHEVKTAELKLSKPDIEEEANDDQAYKLCAVCHSLGGAAILMYVVTSFYIPTRFFRMLFNKLARDLQNLPAVGGLVQTLMGYVVDGDSSNWVGVLGLPHYNMNDMPGISFNVAIHLAQIKRTKRFRMFDYGSADANMAVYGSPEPLDLGEHYGLIDIPVDLVAGQKDHIIRPSMVKRHYKLMKDAGVNVSYIEFEYAHLDFTFSHDEELLSYVMSRLLLSEPNPKHQVNKKALRLRRKQQLSPSG is encoded by the exons ATGCAACGTGTTGTTGACAATGCTCTTGCTGTTACTAAAGA GTCAGTGAAGACATTCACCTATGAGTGGGTGAACAATATTGTGAGGGTAATCAATGAAGTATCAGCTCTATTGTTGGCATTACTACCGGGAAAGGCTAATATGCTTGAAGGTGTTCAAGGTTGGGAGCTAAGACCAACCTTTCGTGGACCACGATTTCCACGATGGATGGAAAA tgGTGTGTCCTCATTCAACCAGTTCATTCATGAACTTGCTGTGGATTCTGATGTTTCAAGCGTGGAATATTCATCTGGAGAAGAAGATAGTGATGGATATGAGTCTCCTGAATCTCCCTTATCTCAAAGTTCCAGAGCTTCTAGAGTTAGTGCTACCAATCATGGTAGGCATCCGACGCATTGGATGCAGCATATCTGGCTTTGGATTGTGGTGTCTGTAAAATTTTTGCTGGGAGCTCCATTTCATCTATTCAAGTTAGCTTATTCTGGGGTGTCAAAAGCACTTTCTACCTCCACAAAACAAGACCCTTCACAAGTACCTTCACATAAAAGAGTGCAAAGCCATAAGGACCAAATTATCCACCGAACTACTGATAGGAGACGTGGACTCATCGAG GATCTTCATGTAGGCATTGAGATATCCATAGAAGCTGTGTTTGACTTCGTTCACAAGGCAGTACATCTCCTTCTTTCTCCATCAGAAATGTATGAGAAATTAACCAAGTTGTTTTCATCTTGTAAAAATGATCATGATAGTGGTGAAGATACCTCCATCTCTACAACTACACTTGGAGATATTGACCCAACACCTACAGAGGGAAATGCCAGTTCTCGTCAGCCACTAAACACTGATGGCAGGACATGTCAGGATGTCATAACAGAGTTTGG GTATCCTTATGAAGCTATTCATCTTGTCACTGCAGATGGATATGTACTTCTTTTAGAAAGAATACCTAG GCGAGATGCAAGAAAAGCTGTTTATCTTCAGCATGGGATTTTGGATTCGTCAATGGG CTGGGTATCTAATGGTGTTGTTGGCTCTCCAGCTTTTGCAGCTTATGATAAAG GTTATGATGTATTTCTGGGAAATTTCCGCGGTTTGGTTTCTAGGGAGCATCGCAACAAGAACATCTCCTCACGTCA GTATTGGCAATACTCCATCAACGAGCATGGGACTCAGGATATTCctgctatgattgaaaaaatCCATGAAGTAAAAACTGCGGAATTGAAGCTTAGTAAACCTGATATCGAGGAGGAAGCTAATGATGATCAAGCTTACAAGCTTTGTGCAGTTTGCCATAGTTTGGGAGGAGCTGCCATTTTGATGTATGTTGTTACAT CCTTCTATATACCGACCAGATTTTTTCGCATGCTCTTCAACAAGTTAGCTCGGGACCTGCAAAACTTACCTGCCGTTGGAGGACTGGTTCAAACTTTAATGGGTTATGTTGTTGATGGGGACAGCTCAAATTGGGTTGGAGTTCTAGGACTACCACACTACAACATGAATGACATGCCAGGAATATCTTTCAATGTTGCTATACATCTTGCACAGATAAAGCGTACAAAAAGGTTTAGAATGTTTGATTATGGGAGTGCAGATGCTAATATGGCGGTGTATGGTTCACCTGAGCCATTGGACTTGGGTGAACACTACGGCCTCATCGACATTCCTGTTGATCTGGTTGCTGGGCAAAAAGACCACATTATACGACCTTCAATGGTTAAGAGACACTATAAATTGATGAAGGATGCCGGGGTGAATGTGTCATATATTGAGTTTGAATATGCTCATTTGGACTTCACCTTCTCCCACGATGAGGAACTTTTGTCATACGTTATGTCACGTTTGCTGCTGTCGGAGCCAAATCCGAAACATCAAGTAAATAAAAAAGCGTTAAGGTTAAGGAGGAAACAACAGCTTTCACCTAGTGGGTAG